In Gadus chalcogrammus isolate NIFS_2021 chromosome 23, NIFS_Gcha_1.0, whole genome shotgun sequence, a genomic segment contains:
- the smchd1 gene encoding LOW QUALITY PROTEIN: structural maintenance of chromosomes flexible hinge domain-containing protein 1 (The sequence of the model RefSeq protein was modified relative to this genomic sequence to represent the inferred CDS: deleted 1 base in 1 codon), which yields MSLERTSDDARLLAPFEETRAQKRISVYDRRSIDGEAIIVETSGVDYNQFLRFITEELIIPSTERFVLTTTDRTVLDFDKFQELKDGNTLHLMQTEHQELPAATQEQIVFTPHYDTIVRSGLYEYYASEGQMALPYALAELIDNSISATASSKGERSIELRLLFDDTLGKPAVVFVDNGSGMTSKQLNNWAVYRLSKYTREDGKFRSDHQGYIRPEDVSRSINSDISCFGVGGKQAIFYIGNSTRMITRPTGSPDVHELILSKEDFESKAMNNEDIYSGFIHNRKVGDSSHVQKESECFLHNLIAEETEKGSFTAVVITGIPPQHATFLKNDFDKWTRELAHIYHYYIHGLNGNDLVHPLNSNINIEISLREKPPRCPRVVNLREVDTDMQTLYINSAADTFEFKACTPSGGTVDGVLRYHPFLYDRETYPQDPNTQQAPTEDELEDGESGAGSQANGRRPIFECFWNGRLIPYTTLSEFEWCKRPGKHSTVPLECYSRLSGVLFANDRFQVSTNKLTFIDLELQLKKNTTIFTRIVNGQEQRVQIKREFSQWLTGCHERLDKQVHFVGFKKTITRAEMQTKKMQYPWATFSSIEWDNKTFKTGQLVKSLRTQPILYGYIVQFLLYGDHDSDIYATNGKVEISLNVMPPAPLADISIGEDKAAETSQEPKEVYDDCRTFLISKIDRTATNASIQKFIDTEMNKMPDKLQLVWPEGNALSENAVMHAGARLGPLKVSILNKKGEEIARMPPSNHGARKLVMELQLVCHGPNGAQVIQTHTAQHSPRWSFWFKAMETLTKLGQYTLELNTMLNDTKMFGGKTLPSHQLKLTITEGKAERFVVEAFPSTLRVGVAYDMVLTLLDAFHHPAPAPPLLAPELSCRNLNVSYETTSSSGTQFTIQGVKVSGSVPNYHCKAQDLNVVLPGLESSSQTIKISLLPGDPHSLDVTSEKETFTVENGNPMTFNIKVLDEAGNITAQPKLVVYCRVPQHTPISVDCSTTGAGQLITKPITARNLNEQQRVVKAKFDLQSQKQVSAVWKELIVVPSTRVSRLEVYFQDAGGLDSVLRNEEQVEWKAGDLLENLHYRLYDEGQRLLPLDQHTARSMKVNWLAEVNLEDLARGKLPHIQVPTQVTNKPFYQISYKDQRASVDASFILVPCPDVPSDLKVTLEHSSVTMGEVLPGDIHLQLLDQHGNLTQKLTPQCVDAIKVEGVELDSTSLTVLWQESSKDVVVRGVRFSPGQPGPRELTFTLRTFTGRVKVMLTAGPPATLQLLSGPQLPLQVFNGQGIPSPFLIQLCDAWGNPSPDKRVVVALTSSSPSLEVKCPVMSKPVDREGKASFSVKRIAGPKGEFSLEFRGLFNQRPIPGPSIQLTVVLDPSKPDRLVVDYDTNTICPAGEALPVFSVSVLSEEGGPIRNLNPAALSMMLWRIETTSLPSPPSGAIQFKCSKPLENEADDFHFYFRDKPGAEQTGKYSLQFSLTSGKTILESKQYVLDVVANEPIKLAPDSQPTTPIVSNVEAPDSRVLVKDLSLRIRDRFGNPAGQEVDGQVEVRVELSPEDRDKELPTLETPSDLQLTKGTAHVSKLSINRNSPGIDGAKYVLVFQIRGPGMTLAPYLLPFRFYNDAENQILMSELARKKARLSGDLENFKEYSKNLEDLRRELTYKNQQAAKKVTELKSELSRKKVNVTQLQSDLEVRTALSEKIAQFNRISGEPRRTCAIADPYRGTPDVLGKVGQLALVEDDASARVISWHIQGDMDCLVTVTTAAARQVYDRTGGAQQVLPLDSIYVNPTDRPLPHLGCRTPTPPGKPVFARDLLIYPNNTESCKKVFKNLLGDTILIDDLDAGNAYRKSVVQSNRSCPTILTRRGDRISAKGKFGGAQNRAPALSALQGRAFGAPRPALYHSLSSDIGDLQGYLEAFEASNKAKEELNAHVQKLQSPENMKMNQAMDENKRKLTEIESQLERTPVSTLGRRALREEEEAAGPPQKRPRASERRTLQ from the exons ATGTCGCTGGAGAGAACCTCGGACGATGCGCGACTCTTGGCGCCCTTCGAAGAAACACGAGCCCAGAAGAGGATCAGCGTGTACGACCGGCGCTCCATCGACGGAGAGGCCATCATAGTGGAG ACCAGCGGCGTCGACTACAATCAATTTCTGCGATTTATAACCGAG GAGCTCATCATACCATCCACAGAAAGGTTCGTCCTGACAACAACCGACAGAACAGTGTTGGACTTTGATAAATTCC AGGAGCTCAAGGATGGAAACACTTTGCACCTCATGCAGACGGAGCACCAGGAGTTGCCGGCGGCAACCCAAGAGCAAATCGTCTTCACGCCTCACTACGACACGATAGTCCGCAGTGGCCTGTATGAGTACTACGCCAGTGAGGGACAGATGGCCCTGC CCTACGCTTTGGCTGAACTCATTGACAACTCAATCTCTGCCACCGCGTCCAGCAAGGGGGAGAGATCCATAGAGCTGCGACTG CTGTTTGATGACACGCTGGGCAAGCCAGCGGTCGTCTTTGTAGACAACGGCAGTGGCATGACCTCCAAGCAGCTCAACAACTGGGCCGTGTACCGCCTCTCCAAGTACACCAGAGAAGACGGCAAGTTCAGAAG CGACCACCAAGGCTACATAAGGCCGGAAGATGTCTCACGCAGTATCAACAGCGACATATCCTGCTTTGGAGTGGGAGGAAAACAAGCCATCTTCTATATTGGCAACTCCACCAGG ATGATCACCAGGCCAACAGGCTCTCCTGACGTTCATGAGCTGATTCTCTCCAAGGAAGACTTTGAGAGCAAGGCAATGAACAACGAGGACATCTACAGCGGGTTCATCCATAACAGGAAG GTCGGGGACTCCTCCCACGTCCAGAAGGAGAGCGAGTGCTTTCTCCATAACCTGATCGCCGAGGAGACGGAAAAGGGGAGCTTCACGGCCGTGGTCATCACCGGGATCCCTCCGCAACACGCCACGTTCCTCAAGAACGACTTCGACAAATGGACCAGAGAGCTGGC CCACATATATCACTACTACATCCACGGCCTCAATGGAAATGACCTGGTCCACCCCCTGAATTCAAACATCAACATTGAG ATCTCCCTGCGAGAGAAGCCCCCCAGATGCCCCAGGGTGGTGAACCTGCGCGAGGTGGACACTGACATGCAAACGCTTTACATAAACTCGGCGGCGGACACGTTTGAGTTCAAGGCATGCACGCCGTCCGGGGGGACGGTGGATGGAGTGCTGAGGTACCACCCGTTCCTCTACGACCGAGAGACCTACCCCCAGGACCCCAACACCCAACAGG CTCCTACCGAGGATGAATTGGAGGACGGGGAGTCTGGGGCAGGGAGCCAGGCCAACGGACGCCGGCCCATCTTTGAATGTTTCTGGAACGGAAGACTCATCCCATACACCACTCTCTCTGA GTTTGAGTGGTGCAAGCGGCCCGGGAAACACTCCACCGTGCCCCTGGAGTGCTACAGCCGCTTGTCTGGGGTTCTGTTTGCAAACGACCGTTTCCAGGTCAGCACCAACAAGCTGACCTTCATCGACCTGGAGCTGCAGCTGAAGAAGAATACTACCATCTTCACACGCATCGTCAACGGACAG GAGCAGCGGGTTCAGATCAAGCGGGAGTTCAGCCAGTGGCTGACCGGCTGCCACGAGCGCCTGGACAAGCAGGTTCACTTTGTGGGCTTCAAGAAAACCATTACCCGGGCCGAGATGCAGACCAAGAAGATGCAGTACCCCTGGGCCACCTTTTCCTCCATAGAGTGGGACAACAAGACCTTCAAAACGGGACAGCTG GTCAAGTCCCTTAGGACCCAGCCAATCCTGTATGGTTACATCGTTCAGTTCCTGCTCTATGGGGACCATGACAGTGACATCTACGCCACCAATGGGAAGGTGGAGATCTCCCTG AATGTGATGCCCCCGGCTCCTCTGGCAGACATCTCCATAGGGGAGGATAAGGCAGCGGAAACATCCCAG GAACCCAAAGAGGTTTACGACGACTGCAGGACCTTCCTCATATCCAAGATCGACAGAACCGCCACCAATGCCAGCATCCAGAAATTCATTGACACTGAGATGAATAA GATGCCAGACAAGCTCCAATTGGTTTGGCCTGAAGGGAACGCATTGTCTGAAAATGCAGTGATGCACGCAGGCGCCCGATTAG GGCCGCTGAAGGTGTCCATCTTGAAcaagaagggagaggaaatcGCCAGGATGCCGCCGTCCAACCATGGAGCGAGGAAACTGGTCATGGAGCTGCAATTGGTCTGTCATG GTCCGAACGGAGCCCAGGTGATCCAAACCCACACTGCCCAGCATTCACCCAGATGGTCCTTCTGGTTCAAGGCAATGG AGACCCTGACCAAGCTTGGGCAGTACACCCTGGAGCTGAATACCATGCTGAACGACACCAAGATGTTTGGGGGGAAAACGCTCCCCAGCCACCAGCTCAAACTCACCATCACAG AGGGCAAGGCGGAGCGTTTCGTGGTGGAAGCGTTTCCCTCCACCCTccgagtgggcgtggcctacgACATGGTTCTGACGCTGCTGGACGCCTTTCAtcacccggccccggcccctccACTCCTCGCCCCAGAGCTCTcatgccg CAATCTGAACGTGAGTTATGAGACAACCAGCTCCAGCGGGACCCAGTTCACCATTCAGGGGGTCAAAGTGAGCGGCAGTGTTCCCAACTACCACTGCAAG GCCCAGGACCTGAATGTGGTGCTGCCGGGCCTGGAGTCCAGCTCACAGACCATCAAGATCAGCCTACTTCCCG GCGATCCCCACTCACTCGACGTCACATCGGAAAAGGAAACCTTCACTGTGGAGAATGGAAACCCTATGACCTTCAACATCAAGGTCCTCGATGAGGCGGGGAACATCACGGCCCAGCCCAAACTGGTTGTCTACTGCCGG GTGCCACAGCACACACCCATTTCTGTGGACTGCAGTACCACGGGGGCGGGGCAACTGATCACTAAGCCAATCACTGCGAGGAACCTGAACGAACAGCAAAGGGTTGTCAAGGCTAAGTTTGACCTGCAG AGCCAGAAGCAGGTGAGCGCGGTGTGGAAGGAGCTGATCGTGGTGCCCAGCACGCGGGTGAGCAGGCTAGAGGTGTACTTCCAGGACGCTGGGGGACTCGACTCGGTGCTGAGGAacgaggagcaggtggagtggAAGGCCGGGGACCTGCTGGAGAACCTCCACTACCGGCTCTATGACGAGGGACAGCGACTTTTGCCCCTCGACCAGCACACCGCCCGCAGCATGAAG GTGAACTGGTTGGCGGAGGTGAACTTGGAGGACCTGGCCAGAGGAAAGCTTCCCCACATCCAGGTCCCCACACAGGTGACGAACAAACCGTTCTATCAGATCTCCTACAAGGACCAAAGAGCCTCGGTGGACGCCTCCTTCATCCTAGT GCCGTGTCCGGACGTCCCATCTGATCTCAAAGTCACGCTGGAGCACTCCTCAGTGACGATGGGAGAAGTCCTACCTGGGGACATCC ATCTGCAGCTTCTGGATCAGCACGGGAACTTGACCCAGAAGCTGACCCCACAGTGTGTGGATGCCATCAAGGTCGAGGGGGTAGAACTGGACTCCACCTCCCTGACCGTATTGTGGCAG GAGAGCAGTAAGGACGTGGTGGTGAGAGGCGTGAGGTTCAGTCCTGGACAACCCGGACCCCGGGAGCTGACCTTTACCCTCAGGACGTTCACGGGTCGGGTCAAGGTCATGCTGaccgccggcccccccgccACGCTACAGCTGCTCAGCGGACCGCAACTG CCCCTCCAGGTGTTCAACGGGCAGGGCATCCCGTCCCCCTTCCTGATCCAGCTGTGTGATGCGTGGGGGAACCCCTCCCCCGAcaagagggtggtggtggcgctcacctcctcctccccctcccttgag GTGAAGTGTCCTGTGATGTCCAAACCCGTGGACCGGGAGGGCAAGGCCTCATTCTCCGTCAAGCGCATTGCCGGACCGAA GGGGGAGTTCAGTCTGGAGTTCCGAGGTCTGTTCAACCAAAGGCCCATCCCTGGCCCTTCGATCCAGCTAACCGTGGTCCTGGACCCCAGCAAACCAGATAGACTCGTGGTTGACTACGACACCAACACTATCTGTCCAGCAGGCGAAGCCCTCCCTG tgtTCTCGGTGAGTGTGCTGTCAGAAGAGGGCGGTCCCATCAGGAACCTGAACCCTGCAGCTCTCTCCATGATGTTATGGAGAATAGAAACCAccagcctcccctcccctcctagcGGG GCCATCCAATTCAAGTGCAGTAAACCTCTGGAGAACGAGGCGGACGACTTTCACTTTTACTTCAG GGATAAGCCTGGAGCCGAGCAGACAGGGAAGTACAGCCTCCAGTTCTCCTTGACGTCAGGAAAGACTATACTTGAGAGCAAGCAG TATGTGCTAGACGTGGTGGCCAACGAACCGATCAAGCTGGCCCCTGACAGCCAGCCCACCACCCCGATCGTCTCCAACGTCGAGGCGCCAGACAGCAGAGTCCTGGTGAAGGACCTGAGCCTGAGGATCAGG GACAGGTTTGGTAACCCCGCGGGGCAGGAGGTGGACGggcaggtggaggtgagggtggagctATCCCCTGAGGACCGAGATAAGGAGCTGCCTACTCTAGAGACCCCTAGCGATCTCCAGCTGACCAAAGGAACCGCCCACGTCAGC aagctgTCTATCAACAGGAACAGCCCGGGTATTGACGGTGCCAAGTATGTCCTGGTGTTCCAGATCAGAGGACCAGGGATGACTCTGgctccctacctgctcccctTCCGCTTCTACAATG ATGCCGAAAACCAGATACTGATGTCAGAGCTGGCCAGGAAGAAAGCCCGGCTCAGCGGTGATCTGGAGAATTTCAAGGAATATTCCAAGAACCTGGAGGACCTGCGCAGGGAGCTCACCT ATAAAAACCAGCAAGCCGCTAAGAAAGTGACGGAGCTTAAAAGTGAGCTGTCAAGGAAAAAGGTCAACGTGACACAACTGCAATCT GATCTCGAGGTTAGGACCGCCCTCAGTGAGAAGATTGCCCAGTTTAATAGGATCAGCGGAGAGCCCAGGAGAACCTGCGCCATCGCAGACCCCTACAGAGGAACCCCCGACGTTCTGGGCAAG gtgGGTCAGCTGGCGCTGGTGGAGGACGACGCTTCGGCCCGCGTCATCTCCTGGCACATCCAAGGGGACATGGACTGCCTGGTCACCgtgacgacggcggcggcgcggCAGGTGTACGACAGGACGGGTGGAGCCCAGCAGGTGCTGCCCCTGGACAGCATCTACGTCAACCCCACTGACAG GCCTCTTCCACACTTGGGGTGTCGTACCCCTACCCCTCCCGGGAAGCCGGTGTTCGCCCGGGACCTGCTCATCTACCCCAATAACACAGAGAGTTGCAAGAAAG TGTTTAAGAAtctactgggagacaccatccTCATCGATGACCTGGACGCTGGAAACGCCTACAGAAAGAGT GTGGTCCAGAGCAACAGATCCTGCCCCACCATCCTGACCCGCCGGGGCGATCGGATTAGCGCAAAGGGGAAGTTTGGAGGCGCCCAGAACCGAGCGCCGGCCCTCAGCGCCCTGCAGGGCCGGGCGTTCGGGGCCCCTCGTCCTGCCCTGTACCACTCACTCAGCAGCGACATAG GGGATCTACAAGGATACCTAGAAGCCTTTGAGGCCAGCAATAAAGCCAAGGAAGAACTGAACGCTCACGTCCAGAAACTCCAATCACCAGAGAATATGAAGATGAACCAGGCTATGGATGAGAATAAACGGAAGTTGACGGAGATTGAGTCACAGCTCG AGCGGACTCCGGTATCAACATTGGGGAGGCGAGCTctcagagaagaggaggaggcggccggCCCCCCCCAGAAGAGGCCCCGGGCCTCTGAACGGAGGACCCTGCAGTAG